In Planctomycetia bacterium, the following proteins share a genomic window:
- the sucD gene encoding succinate--CoA ligase subunit alpha: MSIIVDKNTRVITHGISGKAGAFHTQQCLDYGTQMVGGVVPGKGGTKSEHGLPIFNTVGEAVKAVGANCSMIFVPAAFAADSAMEAAAAGIKTIVLITEGIPALDMVKAKRFITECGALLVGPNCPGIITPGQAKIGIMPGYIHKPANGSTKNIGLISRSGTLTYEAVWQCTTRNIAQTTCVGIGGDPVKGLNFIELLGMFEKDPQTHAIIMIGEIGGTDEEKAAQFVKENVKKPVVAFIAGRTAPPGRRMGHAGAIISGGEGTAESKIAALKGAGIHVADSPATIGDTMVRALNLN, from the coding sequence ATGAGCATCATCGTCGATAAGAATACCCGCGTGATTACCCACGGCATTTCCGGCAAGGCCGGGGCCTTCCATACCCAGCAGTGTCTTGACTATGGCACGCAGATGGTCGGCGGCGTCGTCCCCGGCAAGGGCGGCACCAAGAGCGAGCACGGCCTGCCGATCTTCAACACCGTGGGCGAGGCTGTTAAGGCCGTCGGCGCGAACTGCTCCATGATCTTTGTCCCCGCAGCCTTCGCCGCCGACAGCGCGATGGAGGCCGCCGCAGCCGGCATCAAGACCATCGTCCTGATCACCGAGGGCATTCCCGCGCTTGATATGGTGAAGGCCAAGAGGTTCATCACCGAGTGCGGCGCCCTGCTGGTGGGCCCCAACTGCCCCGGCATCATCACGCCCGGCCAGGCGAAGATCGGCATCATGCCCGGCTACATCCACAAGCCGGCCAACGGATCGACCAAGAACATCGGCCTGATCTCGCGCAGCGGCACGCTGACTTATGAGGCCGTCTGGCAATGCACGACGCGCAACATCGCCCAGACCACGTGCGTCGGCATCGGCGGCGATCCGGTCAAGGGTCTGAACTTCATCGAGCTGCTCGGCATGTTTGAGAAGGACCCGCAGACTCACGCGATCATCATGATCGGCGAGATCGGCGGCACCGACGAAGAGAAGGCGGCGCAGTTTGTGAAAGAAAACGTGAAGAAGCCCGTCGTCGCGTTCATCGCGGGCCGCACAGCCCCGCCCGGTCGTCGCATGGGCCATGCCGGGGCCATCATCTCCGGCGGCGAGGGCACGGCCGAGAGCAAGATCGCGGCACTCAAGGGCGCCGGCATTCACGTCGCCGATTCTCCCGCCACGATCGGCGATACGATGGTCCGGGCGCTGAATCTCAACTGA
- a CDS encoding efflux RND transporter periplasmic adaptor subunit: MGENMQCFSRWCICILCSLCATLTGCEAESPSTTRQDAHEHGGAETQSVRLTVFSETVELFAEYAPVVAGRPAEFLCHFTILETGEPIRLSSLSVIVAPARGEPVIVEGLRPIRDGIFKPRMTLPTAGEYELRFRISGIEVEDQFSAGRLTVWAGEHDIQPGKADASIVDSAPFLMEQQWKIGMRLARAERRDMATWLEVPGELGSPPDASAHVASSKAGRLLPPNLGRLPQLGEWVEAGQVLAQIEAPLLETAEVAERTLDLRQKAHGIAQEVARAKAALLFAQSEFDRVARLVASDTASERELGEARRERSIAEADVTAATAVQEWFASAVSRYPELGTTAESVEPADHASRMSSLMPLTAPVSGEIVAVASANGEVVDALETVFRIVDPHRLWMVAHVSEFDLHRLPDNPEAHFSACGMADRVFEVQASGGKLIHTGKQVDSASRTIALTYEIADPAQELRPGMQVNSFIRTGLAPSALVIPDEAVVREGGKRYAFVLIDGESFEQREVELGMRDRDHVQVLNGVSEGERVVTRGANALKMSLSSPASIGHGHVH; the protein is encoded by the coding sequence ATGGGTGAGAATATGCAGTGTTTTTCGCGATGGTGCATTTGCATCCTTTGCAGTCTGTGCGCGACGCTTACCGGCTGCGAGGCCGAGTCGCCGTCCACGACGCGGCAGGATGCGCATGAGCACGGTGGCGCCGAGACGCAGTCCGTCCGTCTGACGGTCTTTTCCGAAACGGTGGAGCTCTTCGCTGAATACGCGCCTGTCGTTGCCGGTCGCCCCGCCGAGTTTCTCTGTCACTTCACGATACTTGAGACCGGCGAGCCGATTCGCCTCTCGTCGCTCAGCGTCATCGTTGCTCCAGCGCGCGGCGAGCCGGTGATTGTCGAGGGCCTGCGTCCCATCCGGGACGGCATCTTTAAACCGCGCATGACTCTTCCGACTGCCGGTGAATACGAGCTGAGGTTCAGGATTTCCGGCATTGAGGTTGAAGATCAATTCTCTGCGGGTCGGCTGACGGTATGGGCCGGCGAGCACGACATCCAACCGGGGAAGGCGGATGCGTCGATTGTGGACTCCGCTCCTTTCCTGATGGAGCAGCAGTGGAAGATCGGCATGCGACTCGCTCGGGCTGAGCGACGCGATATGGCGACGTGGCTGGAAGTTCCAGGTGAGCTAGGGTCTCCGCCGGACGCGTCGGCGCATGTTGCATCTTCAAAGGCGGGCAGGCTTCTGCCGCCAAATCTCGGGCGACTGCCGCAACTGGGTGAATGGGTCGAGGCCGGACAGGTCCTTGCGCAGATAGAGGCGCCCCTGCTTGAGACGGCGGAGGTCGCCGAGCGAACGCTCGACCTTCGGCAAAAGGCACATGGAATCGCTCAGGAGGTGGCTCGCGCGAAGGCGGCACTGTTGTTTGCGCAAAGTGAATTTGATCGAGTAGCGCGACTCGTTGCGAGCGATACGGCGTCCGAACGAGAGCTCGGAGAGGCGCGGCGCGAGCGATCAATCGCCGAGGCCGACGTCACCGCGGCGACGGCGGTTCAGGAGTGGTTCGCTTCGGCTGTCTCGCGCTACCCCGAACTAGGCACGACCGCCGAGTCGGTCGAGCCAGCCGATCATGCGAGTCGCATGAGTTCTTTGATGCCGCTAACAGCCCCCGTGAGCGGCGAAATTGTCGCGGTTGCGTCGGCAAATGGGGAGGTTGTCGACGCACTGGAAACCGTGTTTCGCATTGTCGATCCGCATCGACTCTGGATGGTTGCGCACGTTTCCGAGTTCGATCTACATCGTCTCCCAGATAACCCCGAGGCACATTTTTCCGCGTGTGGAATGGCCGATCGTGTCTTCGAGGTCCAGGCCTCCGGCGGGAAACTCATCCACACGGGCAAACAGGTTGATTCTGCATCACGGACCATCGCGCTGACCTACGAGATCGCCGATCCGGCTCAAGAGCTGCGCCCGGGAATGCAGGTGAACTCGTTCATCCGCACCGGCCTTGCGCCGTCGGCGCTGGTGATTCCCGATGAAGCCGTTGTGCGCGAGGGCGGGAAGCGATACGCGTTTGTGCTGATCGACGGAGAGTCCTTCGAGCAGCGCGAAGTCGAACTGGGGATGCGTGATCGTGATCACGTTCAGGTGTTAAACGGAGTGAGCGAGGGCGAGCGCGTCGTCACGCGCGGCGCTAATGCCCTAAAGATGAGCCTCTCTTCCCCCGCGAGCATCGGACACGGGCACGTTCACTAG
- the aceB gene encoding malate synthase A: MPTTTSSSKSHRIQILADVSSEFGEILTPEALNFVAQLQHEFADRRDSLLTARKNRQRELDDGAMPDFLESTRSIRVGNWQIAPVPNDLLDRRVEITGPVDRKMVINALNSGAKVFMADFEDSNSPTWDNIIGGHINLRDAVRKTITFESPEGKKYSLNKNPATLMVRPRGWHLPEKHILIDGKPMIGGLLDFGLFFFHNARELLNRGTGPYFYLPKLESHLEARLWNDVFCMAQDALGVPRGTIKATVLIETILAAFETEEILYELRDHSAGLNCGRWDYIFSFIKKFRSRPEFVLPDRSQVTMTVPFMRDYSLHVIRTCHRRGAHAMGGMAAQIPIKNDPAANDSAISKVRADKEREATDGHDGTWVAHPGLVPVAMDVFDAKMPTPNQVKRLREDVHVTAAQLLAVPKGDITEGGLRTNLNVGLQYIESWIGGNGCVPLYNLMEDAATAEISRTQVWQWIHHPTGVLNDGRRVTKELFREMLGEELTKIRSSLGETRYQGGHFKSAAEIFYDISTTDEFVEFLTLPAYELLP, from the coding sequence ATGCCCACAACGACTTCATCATCAAAATCGCATCGCATACAGATTCTCGCGGATGTTTCGTCCGAATTCGGCGAGATTCTCACGCCCGAGGCCCTGAACTTTGTCGCGCAGTTGCAGCACGAATTTGCGGACCGTCGCGACTCCCTTCTCACCGCGCGAAAGAACCGGCAACGCGAACTCGATGACGGGGCCATGCCGGACTTTCTCGAATCGACGCGAAGCATTCGAGTAGGCAATTGGCAAATTGCCCCGGTGCCGAACGACCTGCTGGACCGGCGTGTGGAGATTACCGGCCCCGTCGATCGAAAGATGGTCATCAACGCGCTCAACAGCGGCGCGAAGGTGTTCATGGCGGACTTCGAGGACTCGAACAGTCCGACCTGGGACAACATCATCGGCGGGCATATCAATCTGCGCGACGCCGTGCGGAAGACGATTACCTTTGAAAGCCCTGAGGGGAAAAAGTACTCACTCAATAAGAATCCGGCGACGCTCATGGTGCGCCCGCGTGGCTGGCACCTGCCGGAAAAGCACATTCTGATCGACGGCAAGCCGATGATCGGCGGGCTGCTCGACTTCGGTCTCTTCTTCTTTCACAACGCCCGGGAGCTGCTGAATCGCGGAACCGGTCCATACTTTTACCTGCCGAAGCTGGAGAGCCACCTGGAGGCGCGCTTGTGGAACGACGTGTTCTGCATGGCGCAGGATGCCCTGGGTGTTCCGCGCGGGACGATCAAGGCGACGGTTCTGATAGAGACGATCCTCGCCGCTTTCGAAACCGAGGAGATCCTTTACGAACTGCGCGATCACTCCGCCGGTCTGAACTGCGGCCGGTGGGATTACATCTTCAGCTTCATCAAGAAGTTTCGCAGCCGGCCGGAGTTCGTCCTGCCCGACCGGTCTCAGGTGACGATGACGGTCCCCTTCATGCGCGATTACTCGCTGCACGTCATTAGGACCTGCCATCGCCGCGGCGCTCATGCCATGGGCGGCATGGCCGCACAGATTCCGATCAAAAACGATCCGGCCGCGAATGACTCGGCCATTTCAAAGGTCAGGGCGGACAAGGAACGAGAGGCCACGGACGGTCATGACGGCACCTGGGTGGCGCACCCAGGTCTCGTGCCGGTCGCGATGGACGTCTTTGACGCCAAAATGCCAACGCCCAATCAGGTCAAACGCCTGCGCGAAGACGTCCACGTGACCGCGGCTCAATTGCTGGCCGTACCCAAGGGAGACATCACCGAAGGCGGACTTCGCACGAACCTGAATGTCGGCCTTCAGTATATCGAGTCATGGATCGGCGGAAACGGCTGCGTTCCGCTCTACAACTTGATGGAGGACGCGGCGACGGCGGAAATCTCGCGCACCCAGGTCTGGCAATGGATACATCATCCCACGGGTGTGCTTAACGATGGCCGCCGCGTCACCAAGGAATTGTTTCGAGAAATGCTCGGCGAGGAGTTGACGAAGATTCGCTCGTCGCTGGGTGAGACGAGGTACCAGGGGGGGCATTTCAAATCGGCCGCCGAGATTTTCTATGACATCTCAACGACCGATGAATTCGTCGAGTTCTTGACGCTCCCTGCGTATGAGTTGCTTCCATAA
- a CDS encoding acyl--CoA ligase: MSNATPGFDPLSMTAETASHVAAAHQCEPLPSLADELLFQNFVEMWESLASNHADRTWISYYACAADDETPTEHTFRDFSDLIDRVAGLLSSHYGIAAGGSVATLTINQPLTVAIYFAAWRLGARVVPVNPGETDDRVGYIVKNSDATLLVAHASCRESFSAVEAAIGKDVRRAIVLDGAVRADAADAGWEDFAAALTAYTGSAKLPTASEVSSHAEALVVYTSGTTGNPKGVILTQHQMLADAYAIAKWHGIDSRTVMMNVLPIHHVNGTVVTLLTPAFAAAQVVINKRFRSGGFWRKLAKHDVAIVSVVPTLLQFLIDANEDLEQETIPNFRHFICGAGPLSVELARDFQDRFGLRIVHGYGLSETVCYSCFLPVDLEWDDHTHWMYDHGFPSIGCAIDVNEMSIHDENGQAVPEGQKGEIVIRGHNIMSGYFRNPEANATAFKFGWFRSGDEGFKLHGPGDRQYYFITGRIKELIIRGGVNISPFEIDEVLCSMPQIRVGLAVGFDNRYYGEEVGAYVQVQKDAKVTEAEVIAYCKEHLPSSKCPKVVLFGDDIPVTSTGKYQRGKLKHLFEAYKDKQFKD, from the coding sequence ATGTCAAACGCCACGCCCGGTTTCGACCCCCTTTCCATGACGGCCGAGACGGCCAGCCACGTCGCGGCAGCACACCAATGCGAGCCGCTGCCGAGCCTCGCGGATGAGCTGCTGTTTCAGAACTTCGTCGAGATGTGGGAGTCGCTCGCATCGAATCATGCCGATCGCACGTGGATCAGCTACTACGCCTGTGCGGCGGATGATGAAACACCGACCGAGCATACCTTTCGCGATTTTTCCGACCTGATCGATCGGGTGGCGGGCCTGCTTTCGTCGCACTACGGCATTGCGGCGGGCGGATCGGTGGCAACGCTGACGATCAACCAGCCGCTGACGGTGGCCATTTATTTTGCCGCGTGGCGACTTGGTGCGCGCGTCGTGCCGGTGAACCCGGGCGAAACGGACGACCGCGTCGGATACATCGTGAAGAATTCCGACGCCACGCTGCTTGTGGCGCATGCGTCGTGTCGCGAGAGTTTTTCCGCCGTGGAAGCCGCGATCGGCAAGGATGTGCGTCGGGCCATCGTGCTGGACGGGGCCGTACGGGCGGACGCGGCGGACGCGGGGTGGGAAGACTTCGCCGCGGCTCTGACGGCGTATACCGGCAGCGCGAAGCTGCCGACGGCCAGCGAGGTGTCTTCTCACGCCGAAGCGCTTGTCGTCTATACCTCGGGCACCACCGGCAACCCCAAGGGCGTGATTCTGACGCAGCACCAGATGCTGGCCGATGCTTACGCCATCGCCAAATGGCACGGCATCGACTCGCGCACCGTGATGATGAACGTGCTGCCGATTCACCACGTGAACGGCACCGTCGTGACACTGCTCACGCCCGCCTTCGCCGCGGCCCAGGTGGTCATCAACAAGCGATTTCGCAGCGGCGGGTTCTGGCGAAAGCTCGCCAAACACGACGTGGCCATTGTCAGCGTCGTGCCTACGCTGCTTCAGTTTCTCATTGACGCCAACGAGGATCTGGAGCAGGAAACGATTCCCAATTTCCGCCATTTCATTTGCGGGGCGGGGCCGCTATCCGTTGAGCTGGCGCGCGATTTTCAGGACCGCTTCGGCCTGCGGATCGTCCACGGCTACGGCCTGTCCGAGACGGTTTGTTACTCGTGCTTTCTGCCGGTTGACCTCGAATGGGATGACCACACGCACTGGATGTACGACCATGGCTTTCCGTCCATCGGCTGCGCCATCGACGTTAACGAGATGTCGATTCACGACGAGAACGGACAGGCCGTGCCCGAGGGGCAAAAGGGCGAGATCGTCATTCGCGGGCACAACATCATGAGTGGTTACTTCCGCAACCCGGAGGCCAACGCGACGGCGTTCAAGTTCGGCTGGTTCCGCAGCGGCGATGAAGGCTTCAAGTTGCACGGACCCGGCGACCGGCAGTACTACTTCATCACCGGGCGGATCAAGGAACTCATCATCCGCGGCGGCGTGAACATTTCGCCGTTCGAGATTGACGAAGTCCTCTGCTCGATGCCGCAGATCCGCGTGGGCCTGGCCGTCGGATTCGACAATCGCTACTACGGCGAGGAAGTCGGGGCCTATGTTCAGGTGCAGAAGGACGCGAAGGTGACGGAGGCGGAGGTGATCGCCTACTGCAAGGAGCACCTGCCGTCGTCGAAGTGCCCAAAGGTGGTGCTGTTCGGGGATGACATCCCGGTGACATCGACGGGGAAGTACCAGCGCGGGAAGCTGAAGCACCTGTTTGAGGCGTATAAGGACAAGCAGTTTAAGGACTGA
- the aceA gene encoding isocitrate lyase, producing the protein MILDPRDQVTHLDSAWKKDARWKGITRPYSAKDVLRLRGSVRIEHTLARMGAERLWKLLHSEPYVAALGAMSGNQAVQMVHAGLKAIYMSGWQVAADANLSGQTYPDMSLYPADSVPALVRRLNNALHRADQIHHSEGKADGTHWFAPIVADAEAGFGGNLNAFELMKGMIEAGASGVHFEDQLSSAKKCGHMGGKVLVHTGHAIEKLIAARLAADIMDVPTVIVARTDADSAKLLTTDSDERDHPFISGERTVEGFFRLKGGLDCAIARGLAYAPYADLIWCETAHPDLNEAKRFAEAMHAKYPGKLLAYNCSPSFNWKGQLDDATIAKFQRELGAMGYKFQFITLAGFHALNLTMFELAKAYKTEGMTAYARLQAREFEEQKGAGYLAVTHQRFVGTGYFDEVNQIITGGSQETAALAESTEAEQFGVCKVTAAH; encoded by the coding sequence ATGATTCTGGATCCACGAGACCAAGTGACCCACCTCGACAGCGCCTGGAAAAAAGATGCCCGGTGGAAGGGCATCACGCGACCCTATTCCGCAAAGGACGTCCTGCGACTGCGTGGAAGCGTGCGGATTGAGCACACGCTGGCCCGAATGGGCGCGGAGAGGTTGTGGAAGCTCCTGCACTCCGAGCCGTACGTGGCGGCCCTCGGCGCCATGTCCGGCAATCAGGCCGTCCAAATGGTGCACGCAGGCCTCAAGGCGATTTACATGAGCGGCTGGCAGGTTGCGGCCGACGCCAATCTCTCCGGTCAGACCTATCCGGACATGAGCCTCTACCCCGCCGATAGCGTTCCGGCGCTGGTGCGCAGGCTCAACAACGCGCTGCATCGCGCCGATCAGATTCACCATTCTGAAGGCAAGGCCGACGGCACCCACTGGTTCGCGCCGATAGTCGCGGACGCGGAGGCGGGTTTTGGCGGAAATCTCAACGCGTTCGAGTTGATGAAGGGCATGATCGAGGCGGGCGCTTCCGGTGTTCATTTCGAGGACCAGCTGTCGTCCGCCAAAAAATGCGGCCACATGGGCGGCAAGGTGCTGGTGCATACCGGCCACGCCATTGAGAAACTGATCGCCGCACGCCTCGCGGCCGACATCATGGATGTGCCGACTGTCATTGTCGCACGAACCGATGCCGACAGCGCCAAGCTGCTCACCACCGACAGCGATGAACGCGACCACCCGTTCATCTCGGGTGAGCGGACAGTCGAGGGCTTCTTCCGGCTCAAGGGCGGTCTGGATTGCGCGATTGCCCGCGGATTGGCTTATGCACCCTATGCTGATCTGATCTGGTGCGAGACCGCGCATCCCGATTTGAACGAGGCGAAGCGGTTCGCCGAGGCGATGCATGCGAAGTACCCCGGCAAACTGCTTGCCTACAACTGCTCGCCGTCCTTCAACTGGAAGGGCCAGTTGGACGACGCCACCATCGCCAAATTCCAGCGCGAGTTGGGAGCGATGGGCTACAAGTTCCAGTTCATCACGCTGGCCGGGTTCCACGCGTTGAACCTGACGATGTTCGAATTGGCCAAGGCCTACAAGACCGAAGGCATGACGGCCTACGCACGGTTGCAGGCCCGCGAGTTTGAAGAGCAGAAGGGTGCCGGCTACCTCGCCGTCACGCACCAGCGGTTTGTCGGTACCGGATACTTCGACGAGGTGAATCAGATTATCACCGGTGGCTCGCAGGAGACGGCGGCGCTGGCGGAATCGACCGAAGCGGAGCAGTTCGGCGTCTGCAAAGTGACCGCCGCCCACTAG
- a CDS encoding LysR family transcriptional regulator encodes MPPANRLTAYKQNRLQQLRGFCYTALTGSVSRAAEKLLLSQPSVSQQIKALEKEFGAALIERHGRSIKLTSEGELLYKLAEPLVQSVDTLHHEFSARRDQIEVGRLDIAAGESTILYILPKYVKAFITAHPGIDLKLHNVTGREGLAMLRSREADLAIGSMIDPHDDMEYEPIFSFDPVLITARNHPLAKRKRVTMEEVASYPLILPPRNLTTFRIVDAAFRQRGLKYEVRLEAGGWEVIKKYVELNLGISLVTNICLTGRERLAVLPLGKHLPRRTYGVVVARNVHHSPQARRFIELMHDRQLTRKR; translated from the coding sequence ATGCCCCCCGCGAATCGCCTTACGGCCTATAAGCAAAACCGTCTTCAGCAACTCCGCGGATTTTGCTACACCGCCCTGACCGGGAGCGTCTCCCGCGCCGCGGAAAAACTCCTGCTCAGCCAGCCCTCCGTCTCCCAGCAGATCAAGGCTCTGGAAAAAGAGTTCGGCGCCGCCCTCATCGAGCGGCACGGCCGCAGCATCAAGCTGACTTCCGAGGGAGAATTGCTCTACAAACTGGCCGAACCCCTGGTGCAGTCGGTGGACACGTTGCACCACGAGTTCTCCGCCCGCCGCGATCAGATCGAAGTCGGTAGACTCGACATCGCCGCGGGCGAATCGACCATCCTGTATATCCTTCCGAAGTACGTAAAGGCCTTTATCACCGCCCACCCCGGCATCGACCTCAAGTTGCACAACGTCACCGGCCGCGAGGGCCTGGCTATGCTTCGTTCCCGAGAGGCGGATCTCGCCATCGGCTCCATGATCGACCCGCACGACGACATGGAGTACGAGCCGATTTTCTCATTCGACCCCGTCCTGATTACCGCGAGGAATCATCCGCTGGCCAAGCGCAAGCGCGTCACGATGGAAGAGGTCGCGTCGTATCCGCTGATTCTTCCCCCGCGCAATCTCACGACGTTTCGCATCGTCGATGCCGCTTTTCGGCAGCGCGGACTAAAGTACGAAGTCCGCCTTGAGGCCGGCGGCTGGGAGGTGATCAAGAAATACGTCGAGCTGAACCTCGGCATCTCGCTGGTGACGAACATTTGCCTGACCGGCCGGGAGCGGCTCGCTGTCCTCCCCCTCGGTAAGCACCTTCCCCGCCGAACCTATGGCGTCGTTGTGGCGAGAAACGTACACCACTCCCCACAGGCGCGGCGGTTTATCGAATTGATGCACGACCGCCAGCTCACCCGGAAACGCTGA
- a CDS encoding NAD(P)-binding protein produces MFNRRDFIKGGLSAVCLGLSQRRALGLLPFDSPGAAGRPLLQSRPFAAVPLHPTSIIVDQLPFADWFTGDSYPNDNIPFHSIPPLPNGPPPPEEDVDVAIIGGGISGLSTALLLRHLRPVLFELAPRFGGNARGEIWGGAPFSFGGAYFITPDEGSFLDRFYRRLGLDRVARVDSGDSPVELGGKIIDGFWDGAGQPPETVLAFKRYAEIVQYYADESYPEIPLPEGKDNQWIIDLDAKTLREDIEEKMNGLPIPPLLAAAIQGYCYSSFGIGWDNLSAAGGWNFIAAEEFGRWVLPGGNAFLVDAMWRKLLALERRNRPPLLRPGSQVFDVRVVPGDRVLVTYLDPAGVTRSLRARRVVMANGKHIAKYMIHELGERDPAKFEAMHNIDTMAYVVANVLLKQPIPHVPYDTFLLRDGNFPMTPDSFAANSHFVDVVNGSFARNGRGPRSVLTLYWPLPWFQGRYSLYTDESWLEYAERIAPDVRAALALYGLSADSVEQIRFTRWGHPVPICSPRLIADGVVDNLRRPFEGRIYFVNQDNWGLPAVENSLLDAKFYADQIACELG; encoded by the coding sequence ATGTTCAATCGTCGAGATTTCATCAAAGGTGGACTCTCCGCCGTTTGTCTAGGGCTTTCGCAGCGCCGAGCCCTCGGACTATTGCCCTTTGACTCCCCCGGCGCCGCCGGTCGCCCGCTTCTCCAGTCACGCCCGTTTGCGGCGGTCCCCCTTCATCCGACCTCGATCATCGTTGATCAACTCCCCTTTGCCGACTGGTTTACCGGCGACAGCTATCCAAACGATAATATTCCCTTCCACTCGATTCCGCCGCTGCCTAACGGTCCCCCGCCCCCGGAGGAAGACGTCGACGTCGCGATCATCGGCGGCGGCATCTCCGGGCTTTCGACGGCTCTGCTTCTGCGCCACCTTCGTCCTGTCCTCTTCGAGCTCGCGCCGCGGTTCGGCGGCAACGCTCGGGGGGAAATCTGGGGCGGCGCGCCGTTTTCATTTGGCGGCGCTTACTTTATTACTCCGGACGAGGGTTCGTTTCTCGATCGCTTCTATCGCCGGCTCGGACTCGATCGCGTCGCGCGCGTCGATTCCGGCGACAGCCCCGTCGAACTCGGCGGAAAGATCATCGACGGCTTCTGGGACGGTGCGGGGCAGCCACCCGAGACCGTCCTCGCATTCAAGCGGTACGCGGAAATCGTCCAGTACTACGCCGACGAAAGTTATCCCGAGATCCCGCTTCCCGAGGGCAAGGACAATCAGTGGATCATCGACCTCGATGCCAAGACCCTCCGCGAGGATATCGAGGAGAAGATGAACGGCCTTCCCATCCCGCCCCTTCTCGCGGCGGCCATCCAGGGATACTGCTATTCCTCATTCGGCATTGGATGGGACAACCTCTCCGCTGCCGGCGGATGGAACTTCATCGCCGCCGAGGAGTTCGGCCGTTGGGTTCTGCCCGGCGGAAATGCATTCCTGGTCGACGCCATGTGGCGCAAGCTCCTTGCCCTTGAACGTCGCAATCGACCTCCGCTTCTCCGACCAGGCTCTCAGGTCTTCGATGTACGCGTGGTTCCCGGCGACCGCGTCCTGGTCACCTACCTCGATCCTGCAGGCGTCACCCGTTCCCTCCGAGCCCGGCGGGTTGTCATGGCCAACGGCAAGCACATCGCGAAGTACATGATCCATGAACTCGGCGAACGCGATCCGGCCAAGTTCGAGGCCATGCACAACATCGACACCATGGCATACGTTGTGGCCAACGTCCTGCTGAAGCAGCCGATCCCGCACGTTCCCTATGACACCTTTCTGCTGCGCGACGGTAACTTCCCGATGACCCCCGACAGCTTCGCGGCCAATTCGCATTTTGTGGATGTCGTGAACGGCAGTTTCGCCCGCAATGGACGCGGCCCGCGATCGGTCCTTACCCTGTACTGGCCGCTCCCCTGGTTTCAGGGACGTTACAGCCTCTATACCGATGAGTCTTGGCTTGAGTACGCCGAACGCATAGCGCCCGATGTCCGTGCGGCCCTTGCCCTTTATGGCCTCTCTGCAGACAGTGTCGAGCAGATACGGTTCACCCGTTGGGGCCACCCCGTACCCATCTGCAGTCCCCGGCTCATCGCCGATGGAGTCGTTGACAACCTCCGTCGGCCGTTCGAGGGGCGCATCTACTTCGTCAATCAGGATAACTGGGGGCTGCCGGCCGTGGAGAACTCCCTGCTCGATGCGAAGTTCTACGCCGATCAAATCGCATGCGAATTGGGGTGA
- a CDS encoding transposase → MGTTPLAYFLTWTTYGSWLHGDRRGSVRSGERGIQRPDMNYEELAVLSMSESEIVLSPEQRVLVDSTIRRHCEIRNWTLYAQNVRSNHVHAVISAPVSPEKVMAQLKAWCSRKLGESCNHSRRHWWTEHGSTRWINDEKHLRATIQYVLDHQGPTSFTSE, encoded by the coding sequence ATGGGCACGACTCCACTCGCCTATTTCCTGACATGGACCACCTACGGTTCGTGGCTTCACGGCGACCGCCGTGGCTCAGTGAGATCAGGAGAACGCGGGATTCAGCGTCCCGACATGAATTACGAGGAACTCGCAGTCCTTAGCATGAGCGAAAGCGAGATCGTGCTCTCGCCAGAGCAGCGAGTACTTGTCGATTCGACTATCCGCCGACACTGCGAAATCCGCAATTGGACGCTGTACGCGCAGAATGTCCGTTCAAATCATGTCCATGCCGTAATCTCCGCGCCTGTGTCGCCAGAGAAAGTCATGGCACAATTAAAAGCGTGGTGCTCCAGGAAACTCGGAGAATCCTGCAATCATTCGCGACGCCACTGGTGGACCGAACATGGGAGCACGCGGTGGATAAACGACGAGAAGCACCTCCGCGCGACCATTCAATATGTACTGGACCATCAGGGTCCGACGAGCTTCACGTCGGAATAA